Proteins encoded together in one Staphylococcus aureus window:
- a CDS encoding 2-oxoacid:acceptor oxidoreductase subunit alpha, with protein MKPQLSWKVGGQQGEGIESTGEIFATAMNRKGYYLYGYRHFSSRIKGGHTNNKIRVSTTPVHAISDDLDILIAFDQETIDVNHHEMREDSIILADAKAKPVKPEGCHAQLIELPFTATAKELGTALMKNMVAIGATSALMNLNTNTFEELITNMFSKKGDKVVEVNIQALNEGYQLMQSRLPEIYGDFELESTDALPHLYMIGNDAIGLGAIAAGSQFMAAYPITPASEVMEYMIANISKVNGAVIQTEDEIAAVTMAIGANYGGVRAFTASAGPGLSLMMEAIGLSGMTETPLVIINTQRGGPSTGLPTKQEQSDLMQMIYGTHGDIPKIVVAPTDAEDAFYLTMEAFNLAEQYQCPVIVLSDLQLSLGKQTVEKLDYNRIEIKRGEIIQSDIEREEDDKGYFKRYALTSDGVSPRPIPGVKGGIHHITGVEHNEEGKPSESASNRQQQMEKRMRKIEQLLIESPVEANLQHEDADILYIGFISTKGAIQEGSNRLNQQGIKVNTIQIRQLHPFPTSVIQDAVNKAKKVVVVEHNYQGQLASIIKMNVNIHDKIENYTKYDGTPFLPHEIEEKGKIIATEIKEMV; from the coding sequence ATGAAACCACAATTATCGTGGAAAGTTGGCGGTCAACAAGGCGAAGGTATTGAATCAACTGGGGAAATCTTCGCTACGGCTATGAATAGAAAAGGATATTATTTATATGGATATAGACATTTTTCAAGTCGTATCAAAGGTGGACATACGAATAATAAAATTAGAGTTTCTACGACGCCTGTTCATGCAATTAGTGATGATTTAGATATTTTGATTGCATTTGACCAAGAAACAATTGATGTTAACCATCATGAAATGAGAGAAGACAGTATTATTTTAGCTGATGCCAAGGCTAAACCTGTGAAACCAGAAGGATGTCATGCACAGCTTATTGAATTACCTTTTACAGCAACCGCTAAAGAATTAGGTACAGCATTAATGAAAAACATGGTTGCAATAGGTGCTACTAGCGCATTGATGAATTTGAATACAAATACATTTGAAGAACTTATTACTAATATGTTTTCTAAAAAAGGTGACAAGGTAGTTGAAGTCAATATCCAAGCATTAAACGAAGGTTATCAATTAATGCAATCTCGCTTACCTGAAATCTACGGGGACTTTGAATTAGAGTCAACAGATGCACTACCACATCTATATATGATTGGTAACGATGCCATTGGATTAGGTGCAATTGCTGCAGGTTCACAATTTATGGCGGCATATCCTATTACACCTGCGTCTGAAGTTATGGAATATATGATTGCCAATATATCTAAAGTAAACGGAGCGGTTATTCAAACAGAAGATGAAATTGCTGCTGTAACTATGGCTATTGGTGCAAATTATGGTGGAGTCAGAGCGTTTACGGCTAGTGCTGGTCCAGGTTTATCTTTAATGATGGAAGCAATTGGATTATCTGGTATGACTGAAACGCCATTAGTCATTATTAATACCCAACGAGGTGGACCTTCTACTGGATTACCTACGAAACAAGAACAGTCAGATTTAATGCAAATGATTTATGGTACACATGGTGATATTCCAAAAATTGTTGTAGCACCAACAGATGCAGAAGATGCATTTTATTTAACTATGGAAGCATTTAATTTAGCAGAACAATATCAATGCCCTGTTATAGTTCTAAGTGATTTGCAATTATCTTTAGGTAAACAAACTGTTGAAAAATTAGATTATAATCGTATTGAAATTAAACGTGGTGAAATCATTCAATCTGATATTGAACGTGAAGAAGATGATAAAGGTTATTTCAAGCGTTATGCGTTAACATCCGATGGTGTTTCTCCTAGACCTATCCCCGGTGTTAAAGGAGGTATTCATCATATAACTGGTGTGGAACACAATGAAGAAGGTAAACCTAGTGAATCTGCGTCAAATAGACAACAACAAATGGAAAAACGAATGCGTAAAATTGAGCAGTTACTAATTGAATCGCCAGTAGAAGCTAACTTACAACATGAGGATGCAGATATTCTTTATATCGGTTTTATTTCTACAAAAGGTGCAATTCAAGAAGGTAGTAACCGTTTGAATCAACAAGGCATAAAAGTTAACACTATACAAATTAGACAATTGCATCCATTCCCAACAAGCGTTATTCAAGATGCAGTTAATAAAGCGAAGAAAGTCGTTGTAGTGGAGCACAATTATCAAGGACAATTGGCTAGTATTATAAAAATGAATGTCAATATTCATGATAAGATTGAAAATTATACAAAGTATGATGGGACACCTTTCCTACCACATGAAATCGAAGAAAAAGGCAAAATAATTGCTACTGAAATAAAGGAGATGGTATAG
- a CDS encoding 2-oxoacid:ferredoxin oxidoreductase subunit beta, with protein MATFKDFRNNVKPNWCPGCGDFSVQAAIQKAAANIGLEPEEVAIITGIGCSGRLSGYINSYGVHSIHGRALPLAQGVKMANKDLTVIASGGDGDGYAIGMGHTIHALRRNMNMTYIVMDNQIYGLTKGQTSPSSAVGFVTKTTPKGNIEKNVAPLELVLSSGATFVAQGFSSDIKGLTKLIEDAINHDGFSFVNVFSPCVTYNKINTYDWFKEHLTSVDDIENYDSTDKQLATKTVIEHESLVTGIVYQDKETPSYESQIKELDDTPLAKRDIKITEDTFNALTEQFI; from the coding sequence ATGGCGACATTTAAAGATTTTAGAAATAATGTTAAGCCTAACTGGTGCCCCGGATGTGGCGATTTCTCAGTACAAGCTGCAATTCAAAAAGCAGCCGCAAATATAGGGTTAGAACCTGAAGAAGTAGCTATCATCACCGGTATAGGATGTTCTGGCCGTCTTTCAGGATATATTAATTCTTATGGCGTTCATTCTATTCACGGACGTGCATTACCTTTAGCTCAAGGTGTAAAAATGGCGAATAAAGATTTAACTGTTATTGCATCGGGAGGAGATGGTGATGGTTATGCTATAGGTATGGGGCATACAATCCATGCTTTAAGAAGAAATATGAACATGACGTATATAGTCATGGATAATCAAATTTATGGTTTGACAAAGGGACAAACATCGCCGTCATCAGCAGTAGGATTTGTTACTAAAACAACGCCAAAAGGTAATATAGAAAAAAATGTTGCGCCTTTAGAATTAGTATTATCATCTGGTGCCACATTTGTAGCCCAAGGTTTTTCAAGCGATATTAAAGGATTAACAAAACTAATTGAAGATGCAATTAATCATGATGGATTTTCATTCGTTAATGTCTTTTCACCATGTGTGACTTATAATAAAATTAACACATACGATTGGTTTAAAGAACATTTAACAAGTGTTGATGACATTGAAAATTATGATTCTACAGATAAACAATTAGCGACTAAAACTGTTATTGAACATGAATCTTTAGTAACTGGTATTGTTTATCAAGATAAAGAAACACCATCATATGAATCTCAAATTAAAGAGTTAGATGATACACCACTTGCTAAAAGAGATATCAAAATTACTGAAGACACCTTCAATGCATTAACTGAACAATTTATTTAA
- a CDS encoding MTH1187 family thiamine-binding protein: protein MKDTLMSIQIIPKTPNNDNVIPYVDEAIKIIDESGLHFRVGPLETTVQGNMNECLILIQSLNERMVELECPSIISQVKFYHVPDGITIETLTEKYDE, encoded by the coding sequence ATGAAAGACACATTAATGAGTATACAAATAATTCCTAAAACACCAAACAATGACAATGTTATACCTTACGTAGACGAGGCGATTAAAATAATTGACGAATCTGGTTTGCATTTTAGAGTAGGTCCGTTAGAAACGACAGTACAAGGAAATATGAATGAATGTTTAATTTTAATACAATCATTAAATGAACGAATGGTGGAACTTGAATGTCCAAGTATTATTAGCCAAGTTAAGTTTTATCATGTGCCAGATGGCATCACTATTGAAACTTTAACTGAAAAATATGATGAATAA
- the miaB gene encoding tRNA (N6-isopentenyl adenosine(37)-C2)-methylthiotransferase MiaB produces MNEEQRKASSVDVLAERDKKAEKDYSKYFEHVYQPPNLKEAKKRGKQEVRYNRDFQIDEKYRGMGNERTFLIKTYGCQMNAHDTEVIAGILEALGYQATTDINTADVILINTCAIRENAENKVFSEIGNLKHLKKERPDILIGVCGCMSQEESVVNKILKSYQNVDMIFGTHNIHHLPEILEEAYLSKAMVVEVWSKEGDVIENLPKVREGNIKAWVNIMYGCDKFCTYCIVPFTRGKERSRRPEDIIDEVRELAREGYKEITLLGQNVNSYGKDLQDIEYDLGDLLQAISKIAIPRVRFTTSHPWDFTDHMIDVISEGGNIVPHIHLPVQSGNNAVLKIMGRKYTRESYLDLVKRIKDRIPNVALTTDIIVGYPNESEEQFEETLTLYDEVGFEHAYTYLYSQRDGTPAAKMKDNVPLNVKKERLQRLNKKVGHYSQIAMSKYEGQTVTVLCEGSSKKDDQVLAGYTDKNKLVNFKAPKEMIGKLVEVRIDEAKQYSLNGSFIKEVEPEMVIQ; encoded by the coding sequence GTGAACGAAGAACAAAGAAAAGCAAGTTCTGTAGATGTTTTAGCTGAGAGAGATAAGAAAGCAGAAAAAGATTATAGTAAATATTTTGAACATGTTTATCAGCCGCCTAATTTAAAAGAAGCGAAAAAAAGAGGTAAACAAGAAGTTCGTTATAATAGAGATTTCCAAATTGATGAAAAATATCGCGGTATGGGGAACGAGCGTACATTTTTAATTAAAACATATGGATGTCAAATGAATGCACATGACACTGAGGTCATTGCTGGTATACTTGAAGCATTAGGCTATCAAGCAACGACTGATATTAACACTGCAGATGTTATTTTAATTAATACATGTGCGATTAGAGAAAATGCCGAGAACAAAGTGTTTAGTGAAATAGGTAATTTGAAGCATTTGAAAAAAGAACGACCTGATATTTTAATCGGTGTTTGTGGTTGTATGTCACAAGAAGAGTCAGTAGTGAATAAAATTTTAAAATCGTATCAAAATGTAGATATGATATTTGGTACACATAATATTCATCATTTACCAGAAATTTTAGAAGAAGCATACTTATCTAAAGCAATGGTTGTTGAAGTATGGTCTAAAGAAGGAGACGTTATTGAAAATCTTCCAAAAGTCCGTGAAGGCAACATTAAAGCATGGGTCAATATTATGTATGGTTGTGATAAGTTTTGTACATATTGTATTGTTCCATTTACAAGAGGTAAAGAACGAAGCCGTAGACCTGAAGACATTATAGATGAAGTACGTGAACTTGCTCGTGAAGGTTACAAAGAAATAACGCTTTTAGGTCAAAATGTAAATTCTTATGGTAAAGATTTACAGGATATAGAATATGACTTAGGAGATCTTTTACAAGCAATTTCTAAAATAGCGATTCCAAGAGTTCGTTTCACAACAAGTCATCCTTGGGACTTTACAGATCACATGATTGATGTTATTTCAGAGGGTGGTAATATCGTTCCGCATATCCACTTGCCAGTTCAATCTGGAAATAATGCAGTATTAAAAATAATGGGTAGAAAATATACACGAGAAAGTTATTTGGATTTAGTAAAACGAATCAAAGATAGAATTCCTAATGTAGCATTAACTACAGATATTATTGTAGGGTATCCAAATGAATCAGAGGAACAATTTGAAGAAACTTTAACTCTGTATGATGAAGTTGGTTTTGAACATGCATATACGTACTTGTATTCACAACGTGATGGTACGCCTGCTGCTAAAATGAAAGATAATGTACCTTTAAATGTCAAAAAGGAACGATTGCAACGTTTGAATAAAAAAGTTGGTCATTATTCACAAATAGCTATGAGTAAGTACGAAGGACAAACTGTAACAGTACTTTGTGAAGGAAGTAGTAAAAAAGATGATCAGGTTCTTGCTGGCTACACTGATAAAAATAAGCTAGTTAATTTCAAAGCGCCTAAAGAAATGATTGGTAAACTAGTGGAAGTACGAATAGATGAAGCTAAACAGTATTCATTAAATGGCAGTTTTATAAAGGAAGTAGAGCCGGAAATGGTGATTCAATAA
- a CDS encoding RicAFT regulatory complex protein RicA family protein: MYNKDDVLNQADNIANKIKNLDTIKTYQQIEAQIHQNQTIKTKMDMLKKHQKQAVNFQNYGKQNALEQSEHTIQSIEAEINTLPIVEQFQTSQYEANQLLKMFVSTMETRLNDHNKAKHSD; encoded by the coding sequence ATGTATAATAAAGATGACGTGTTGAACCAAGCGGATAATATTGCAAATAAAATTAAAAATTTGGATACTATCAAAACATATCAACAAATTGAAGCACAGATTCATCAGAACCAAACGATAAAGACTAAAATGGATATGTTAAAAAAGCATCAAAAACAAGCAGTAAACTTTCAAAATTACGGGAAACAAAATGCGCTAGAACAGTCGGAACATACCATTCAGAGTATAGAAGCAGAAATAAATACATTGCCCATAGTTGAACAGTTTCAAACTTCACAATATGAAGCGAATCAATTATTGAAAATGTTTGTATCAACAATGGAAACACGTTTAAATGACCATAATAAAGCCAAGCATAGTGATTAA
- the thiW gene encoding energy coupling factor transporter S component ThiW produces MKSRKLAITALLIAINVVLSSIIIIPLGPVKAAPVQHFVNVLSAVIVGPWYGLAQALISSILRVLFGTGTAFAFPGSMIGVLLASMFYIYRKHIFMAAVGEVLGTGVIGSLICIPLAYFLGLQDFFIKPLMITFIVSSAIGSIISYFLLITLKKRGILQRFIK; encoded by the coding sequence ATGAAATCAAGAAAACTGGCTATAACTGCACTTTTAATTGCAATAAATGTTGTATTAAGCAGTATTATCATCATTCCTCTAGGACCAGTTAAGGCAGCACCAGTACAGCATTTTGTAAATGTATTAAGTGCGGTCATAGTAGGTCCTTGGTATGGATTAGCTCAAGCGCTTATATCATCAATTTTAAGAGTTCTTTTTGGTACTGGTACAGCTTTTGCATTTCCGGGTAGTATGATTGGAGTTTTATTGGCTAGTATGTTTTACATATATCGTAAACATATATTTATGGCCGCGGTCGGTGAAGTACTTGGAACTGGTGTCATCGGAAGTTTAATTTGTATACCATTAGCATATTTCCTTGGGCTTCAAGACTTCTTCATTAAACCGTTAATGATTACGTTCATAGTCTCAAGTGCTATCGGATCTATTATAAGTTATTTCTTATTAATTACTCTAAAAAAACGTGGTATTCTTCAAAGGTTTATAAAATAA
- the mutS gene encoding DNA mismatch repair protein MutS encodes MSNVTPMMQQYLKIKSEYQDCLLFFRLGDFYEMFYEDAKEASRVLEITLTKRDAKKENPIPMCGVPYHSADSYIDTLVNNGYKVAICEQMEDPKQTKGMVRREVVRIVTPGTVMEQGGVDDKQNNYILSFVMNQPEIALSYCDVSTGELKVTHFNDEATLLNEITTINPNEVVINDNISDNLKRQINMVTETITVRETLSSEIYSVNQTEHKLMYQATQLLLDYIHHTQKRDLSHIEDVVQYAAIDYMKMDFYAKRNLELTESIRLKSKKGTLLWLMDETKTPMGARRLKQWIDRPLISKEQIEARLDIVDEFSAHFIERDTLRTYLNQVYDIERLVGRVSYGNVNARDLIQLKHSISEIPNIKALLNSMNQNTLVQVNQLEPLDDLLDILEQSLVEEPPISVKDGGLFKVGFNTQLDEYLEASKNGKTWLAELQAKERQRTGIKSLKISFNKVFGYFIEITRANLQNFEPSEFGYMRKQTLSNAERFITDELKEKEDIILGAEDKAIELEYQLFVQLREEVKKYTERLQQQAKIISELDCLQSFAEIAQKYNYTRPSFSENKTLELVESRHPVVERVMDYNDYVPNNCRLDNETFIYLITGPNMSGKSTYMRQVAIISIMAQMGAYVPCKEAVLPIFDQIFTRIGAADDLVSGKSTFMVEMLEAQKALTYATEDSLIIFDEIGRGTSTYDGLALAQAMIEYVAETSHAKTLFSTHYHELTTLDQALPSLKNVHVAANEYKGELIFLHKVKDGAVDDSYGIQVAKLADLPEKVISRAQVILSEFEASAGKKSSISNLKMVENEPEINQENLNLSVEETTDTLSQKDFEQASFDLFENDQKSEIELQIKNLNLSNMTPIEALVKLSELQNQLK; translated from the coding sequence ATGTCTAATGTTACACCAATGATGCAGCAATATTTAAAAATAAAATCAGAATACCAAGATTGCTTATTATTTTTTAGACTAGGTGATTTCTATGAAATGTTTTATGAAGATGCCAAGGAGGCATCACGTGTACTTGAAATTACTTTAACTAAAAGAGATGCTAAAAAAGAAAATCCAATTCCGATGTGTGGTGTTCCGTATCATTCTGCAGATAGTTATATAGATACACTTGTTAATAATGGATATAAAGTAGCTATTTGTGAACAGATGGAAGATCCGAAACAAACGAAAGGTATGGTTAGACGTGAGGTAGTAAGAATTGTGACTCCAGGAACTGTGATGGAGCAAGGTGGTGTAGATGATAAACAAAATAACTATATTTTAAGTTTTGTTATGAATCAACCTGAAATTGCGCTTAGTTACTGTGATGTTTCTACTGGCGAATTAAAGGTTACACATTTTAATGATGAAGCGACTTTATTAAATGAAATTACGACGATAAACCCTAACGAAGTTGTTATCAATGACAATATTTCCGATAATTTAAAAAGACAAATTAATATGGTGACAGAAACAATAACAGTCAGGGAAACGTTATCATCAGAAATCTATAGTGTGAATCAAACTGAACATAAATTAATGTATCAAGCGACACAATTATTGCTAGATTATATTCATCATACACAAAAACGTGATTTATCGCATATCGAGGATGTTGTTCAATATGCAGCTATAGATTATATGAAAATGGATTTTTATGCTAAGAGAAACCTTGAGTTAACGGAAAGCATTCGATTAAAATCAAAAAAAGGAACGCTACTTTGGCTAATGGACGAAACGAAAACACCAATGGGAGCACGCCGCTTAAAACAATGGATAGATAGACCACTAATAAGTAAAGAACAAATTGAAGCACGATTAGATATCGTTGATGAATTTAGTGCTCATTTCATAGAAAGAGACACCTTAAGAACATATCTTAATCAAGTGTATGATATTGAACGTCTTGTTGGGCGTGTTAGTTACGGAAATGTTAATGCGAGAGATTTAATTCAACTTAAACATTCCATTTCTGAAATACCGAATATTAAAGCATTACTAAATTCTATGAATCAGAATACTCTTGTACAAGTTAATCAACTAGAACCCCTTGATGATTTACTTGATATATTAGAACAGAGTTTAGTAGAAGAACCACCAATTTCAGTTAAAGATGGCGGACTATTCAAAGTTGGTTTTAATACGCAATTAGATGAATATCTTGAAGCTTCAAAAAACGGAAAAACATGGTTAGCAGAATTACAAGCCAAAGAAAGACAACGTACAGGAATAAAATCATTGAAAATAAGCTTTAATAAAGTGTTTGGTTATTTTATAGAAATAACACGTGCCAACTTGCAAAATTTTGAACCAAGTGAATTTGGTTATATGAGGAAGCAAACGTTATCGAATGCTGAACGTTTTATAACTGATGAACTTAAAGAAAAAGAAGATATCATTTTAGGTGCGGAAGACAAAGCCATCGAATTAGAATATCAATTATTTGTTCAGCTACGTGAAGAAGTTAAAAAATATACTGAACGTTTACAACAACAAGCTAAAATTATTTCAGAGCTAGATTGTTTACAGAGCTTTGCAGAAATTGCTCAAAAATATAATTACACTAGGCCTTCATTTAGTGAAAATAAAACATTAGAATTAGTGGAATCTAGGCACCCAGTAGTGGAAAGAGTAATGGATTATAATGACTATGTGCCTAATAATTGTCGATTAGATAATGAAACATTTATATATTTAATTACAGGTCCGAATATGTCTGGTAAATCGACATATATGAGACAAGTTGCCATAATTAGTATAATGGCCCAAATGGGAGCTTATGTCCCTTGTAAAGAGGCAGTGTTACCTATATTTGATCAAATATTCACTAGAATAGGTGCGGCAGATGATTTGGTTTCAGGTAAGAGTACGTTTATGGTAGAAATGCTAGAAGCACAAAAGGCATTAACTTATGCAACAGAGGATAGTTTGATTATTTTCGATGAAATTGGACGTGGTACTTCAACGTATGACGGTTTAGCTTTAGCGCAGGCAATGATAGAGTATGTAGCTGAAACATCACATGCTAAAACGTTATTTTCAACACATTATCATGAATTGACAACATTAGATCAAGCATTACCAAGTCTAAAAAATGTTCACGTCGCTGCTAATGAATATAAAGGTGAACTTATATTCTTGCATAAAGTCAAAGATGGTGCAGTTGACGATAGTTATGGTATTCAAGTTGCGAAATTAGCTGATTTACCTGAAAAAGTTATTAGCAGAGCACAAGTGATTCTAAGCGAGTTTGAAGCGTCTGCTGGTAAAAAATCATCGATATCAAATTTAAAAATGGTCGAAAATGAACCTGAAATTAATCAAGAAAATTTAAACTTAAGTGTTGAAGAAACAACTGATACTTTATCTCAAAAAGACTTTGAACAAGCATCATTTGATTTGTTTGAAAATGATCAAAAAAGCGAGATTGAACTACAAATTAAAAATTTGAATTTATCTAATATGACACCAATTGAGGCATTGGTGAAGTTAAGTGAATTACAAAATCAATTAAAATAG
- the mutL gene encoding DNA mismatch repair endonuclease MutL, whose protein sequence is MGKIKELQTSLANKIAAGEVVERPSSVVKELLENAIDAGATEISIEVEESGVQSIRVVDNGSGIEAEDLGLVFHRHATSKLDQDEDLFHIRTLGFRGEALASISSVAKVTLKTCTDNANGNEIYVENGEILNHKPAKAKKGTDILVESLFYNTPARLKYIKSLYTELGKITDIVNRMAMSHPDIRIALISDGKTMLSTNGSGRTNEVMAEIYGMKVARDLVHISGDTSDYHIEGFVAKPEHSRSNKHYISIFINGRYIKNFMLNKAILEGYHTLLTIGRFPICYINIEMDPILVDVNVHPTKLEVRLSKEEQLYQLIVSKIQEAFKDRILIPKNNLDYVPKKNKVLHSFEQQKIEFEQRQNTENNQEKTFSSEESNSKPFMEENQNDEIVIKEDSYNPFVTKTSESLIADDESSGYNNTREKDEDYFKKQQEILQEMDQTFDSNDGTTVQNYENKASDDYYDVNDIKGTKSKDPKRRIPYMEIVGQVHGTYIIAQNEFGMYMIDQHAAQERIKYEYFRDKIGEVTNEVQDLLIPLTFHFSKDEQLVIDQYKNELQQVGIMLEHFGGHDYIVSSYPVWFPKDEVEEIIKDMIELILEEKKVDIKKLREDVAIMMSCKKSIKANHYLQKHEMSDLIDQLREAEDPFTCPHGRPIIINFSKYELEKLFKRVM, encoded by the coding sequence ATGGGGAAAATTAAAGAACTCCAAACCTCATTAGCAAATAAAATCGCAGCAGGTGAAGTAGTTGAAAGACCGAGTTCTGTTGTGAAAGAACTGTTGGAAAATGCTATAGATGCAGGCGCTACAGAAATAAGCATTGAAGTAGAGGAATCTGGCGTCCAATCTATTCGCGTAGTCGATAATGGAAGCGGAATTGAAGCGGAAGACTTAGGATTAGTATTTCATAGACATGCGACTAGTAAATTAGATCAAGATGAAGATTTATTTCATATTAGGACATTAGGATTCCGTGGTGAAGCACTAGCCAGTATTTCATCAGTTGCTAAAGTAACATTGAAGACTTGCACGGATAATGCTAATGGAAATGAAATATATGTAGAAAATGGTGAAATATTAAATCATAAGCCTGCAAAAGCGAAAAAAGGAACAGATATACTTGTAGAATCATTATTTTATAATACACCAGCACGTTTAAAATATATTAAAAGTTTATACACTGAACTAGGTAAAATAACAGATATTGTCAACAGAATGGCAATGAGCCATCCGGACATTCGAATAGCACTCATTTCAGATGGCAAAACAATGTTAAGTACAAATGGTTCAGGACGAACTAATGAAGTGATGGCAGAGATTTATGGGATGAAAGTTGCACGAGATTTAGTACATATATCTGGAGATACAAGTGATTATCACATTGAAGGTTTTGTTGCAAAGCCTGAACATTCTAGAAGTAATAAGCACTATATTTCTATTTTTATTAATGGACGATACATTAAAAACTTTATGCTAAATAAAGCGATTTTAGAAGGCTATCATACACTCTTAACAATAGGTAGGTTCCCGATTTGTTATATTAATATTGAAATGGATCCAATCTTAGTAGACGTAAATGTTCATCCAACAAAACTAGAAGTGCGTTTATCAAAAGAAGAGCAACTATACCAATTGATTGTGAGCAAAATACAAGAAGCATTTAAAGACCGTATATTAATTCCTAAAAATAACTTGGATTATGTGCCAAAAAAAAATAAAGTATTACATTCATTCGAACAACAAAAAATCGAATTTGAACAAAGACAAAACACAGAGAATAACCAAGAGAAGACGTTTTCATCTGAAGAAAGTAACAGTAAGCCATTTATGGAAGAAAATCAAAACGATGAGATAGTTATAAAAGAAGATTCATATAATCCATTCGTAACGAAAACATCTGAAAGTTTAATAGCTGATGATGAATCTTCTGGTTATAATAATACACGTGAAAAAGATGAAGACTACTTCAAAAAACAACAAGAAATTTTACAAGAAATGGATCAAACATTTGATTCAAATGATGGTACAACTGTGCAAAATTATGAGAATAAAGCGTCTGATGATTATTATGATGTAAACGATATTAAAGGAACAAAAAGTAAAGACCCTAAACGAAGAATTCCATATATGGAAATTGTTGGACAAGTACATGGAACGTATATTATTGCTCAAAATGAATTTGGCATGTACATGATTGACCAGCATGCAGCTCAAGAAAGAATAAAATATGAATATTTTCGAGATAAAATAGGTGAGGTTACCAATGAAGTACAAGATTTATTAATCCCGTTAACATTTCATTTTTCAAAAGATGAACAATTAGTCATTGATCAATATAAAAATGAGCTTCAACAAGTAGGTATCATGTTAGAACATTTTGGTGGTCATGATTATATTGTAAGTAGCTATCCAGTTTGGTTCCCTAAAGATGAAGTAGAAGAAATTATTAAAGATATGATTGAGCTAATTTTGGAAGAGAAAAAAGTAGATATCAAAAAATTACGTGAAGATGTAGCAATCATGATGTCATGTAAAAAATCCATTAAAGCGAATCATTATTTACAAAAACATGAAATGTCTGATTTAATTGATCAATTAAGAGAAGCGGAAGATCCATTTACATGTCCACATGGTCGTCCAATAATCATTAATTTTTCAAAATACGAATTAGAAAAATTATTTAAGCGTGTGATGTAG
- a CDS encoding glycerol-3-phosphate responsive antiterminator, translating to MNQVNNNILPAIRNIKDLEKLIKTDYKMCVLLDMHIGHIKSIMELLKQNHIECFIHIDLIKGLSHDEFASEFIIQQYKPKGIVSTKSKVIKKAKSLNTLTIFRVFIIDSQALKRSIDLIKKVEPDFVEVLPGVASKAIHHIQKETNTQVIAGGLINTIDEVNEAVKNGAKYVTTSYDKLW from the coding sequence ATGAATCAAGTGAATAACAACATATTGCCTGCTATAAGAAACATTAAAGATTTAGAGAAACTGATTAAAACAGACTATAAAATGTGTGTGCTTCTAGATATGCATATAGGACATATAAAAAGTATTATGGAATTGCTGAAGCAAAATCATATAGAGTGTTTTATTCATATAGATTTGATAAAAGGTTTAAGCCACGATGAATTTGCAAGTGAATTTATTATTCAGCAATACAAGCCAAAAGGTATCGTATCGACTAAATCTAAAGTAATAAAAAAAGCTAAATCATTAAATACTTTAACGATTTTTAGAGTATTTATTATTGATAGTCAAGCATTGAAACGCAGTATAGATTTGATAAAAAAAGTTGAACCTGATTTTGTTGAAGTACTTCCAGGTGTTGCGAGTAAAGCGATTCATCATATTCAGAAAGAAACAAACACACAAGTCATTGCAGGTGGCCTAATTAATACAATAGATGAAGTCAATGAAGCTGTTAAAAATGGAGCGAAATATGTAACTACTAGTTATGATAAACTTTGGTAA